CGCGAAGGCGTCCCCCGAGCAGTTCCTCGACGTGCACTACGACGAGCTGATGGCAGACCCCACGGGCCAGGTGCGGCGCATCCACCGCTGGGCCGGACTGGGCAACGAGGAAGCAGCCGCCGGAGTCGTGCAGTCCTGGCTCGCGGAGAACCCGCGCCACAAGCACGGGGTGCACCAGTACACGCTGGAGCACTACGGGCTCGATGCCCGGCGGGTGGCCGAGCGCTTCCGGGCCTACACCGGGCAGTTCAACGTCTTGAAATAACCCGGAAAATCTGGGGAATGCGACAAAAAGGAGGGGGCTTCGTTCACCCGTTGATGGCCGGGTTGTGTCGAACTTCGCCGAATGGACGGCGGGTGGAGGCTTGCATGCGGATTGCCCAGGTAGGAGCGAAGTCCCTGGTGTTGGCGGTGCTGCTCGTGGTGGGGAGCGGCTGTGGTCAAGAGGTGGAGCCCGGGGTGCTCGCCGACGAGGCGCCGACGATGTCCGTCGAGCCGGTGGGCCAGACCACAGCGGGGCTGACGTGTAACGGGACGGCGGGCCAGTGGAACGGGTGTCGTGGCACCGGCTGCTCCGTCTGCGCGGAGAAGGTGTCGGACTACCCCTACTACTTCCAGCGGCACCCGAGCTGCCAGAAGAACACCATCTGCTACGGCCTGTACTACCAGTGCAACGCCGCGTGCCCGGCGCCCACCGAGGCGGACCGCTACCCGCCCGTCGTCTGTGGCAACGGTATCTGCGAGGCCGGTGAGACGTGCTCGCAGGACTGCGGCGGCACGTGGTGCGGCGATGGCTTCTGCGATCCGAACGAGACCCGCTACAGCTGCAACGTGGACTGCGGGAGCATCTGCCAGAGCTACTGCTCGAACGGCTCCTGCTGCCCGTCCAGTGGCGTGTGCTCGGACGGCAGCTTCTGCTGGTAGGCCGCCCCGCTCACCGTCCGAGCCCCGGAACCTCCGGGTCTACGCGCCGGCCGCGAGCCGCGCCCGCTCCTCGCCGCGCCGCACGACCGCGGCGATGTGGTCGGCGATCCGCTCCCAGAGGCCAGGAGGGAGATTGTGTCCCATCCCCTCGATGAGCACGAGCTCGGCACCGGGAATGGCAGCCGCCGTGGCGCGCCCGCCGCTCGGGTCGGACATCGTGTCGGCGAGCCCGTGCAGCACGAGCGCCGGGACGTCGAGCGCGTGCAGCCGTCCGGTGCGGTCGCCGGACGCGACCGTCGCAACGGCCTGGCGCGCGATCGCGGCCTCGTCGTAGCCGCGGTCGTACGCAAGCCCGGCCACCTCGGCCACCTCGGTCAGGTTGGCCGGGTATGCGGGCGAGCCGACGATTCCGATGCCGCGCACGGCGCGTGCGACGACCTCCTCGCGCGTGCGTGCGGGGGGCCCCCCGAACAACGCCTGAAGGGTCGCGGGATGGGTCTGCCCGACGGCCATATCGCCGGTCGTGAACATCATGGACGTGAGCGAGCGCACCCGCTTCGGGTGCTCGATCGCCACGGTCTGCGCGATCGCGCCGCCCATCGAGGCGCCCACGACGTGGGCGGCGTCAATCTTCAGCACGTCGAGCAGGCCGGCCGCGTCGGCGGCCATGTCGGAGAGGGTGTACGAGACCGATGACAGATCGCCCCTGAGCACCGCGGGCAGATCCGCGGGCGGGGCAGCGCGCAGGTGCGTGGAGCGGCCCGAGTCCCGGTTGTCGAAGCGCACGACCTGCAGGCCGCGTCCGACGAGCGCCTGGACGAAGCCGAGCGGCCAGTGCACGAGCTGGGCGGCGAGGCCCATCACCAACAGGACCGTCGGGTGTGCCGGATTGCCGTGCCGCGCGTAGGCGATGTCGAGGTGTGAGGGGCCGACATCGGTGGCGATCAGTTCGTTCATCATGGCTCGTGCTCCGTTTCGTGAAGGCTGGCAAGGGCCCGGTCGAGGTAGCGGATCAACTCGGGGTCCCACCCGGCGAGGTTGCTGGGGGGATCCATCCGGCGAAGGCGCGCGAGCGAGTCCAGCGTCGCCCGATCGCCCCCGGC
The sequence above is drawn from the Archangium gephyra genome and encodes:
- a CDS encoding alpha/beta fold hydrolase, whose translation is MMNELIATDVGPSHLDIAYARHGNPAHPTVLLVMGLAAQLVHWPLGFVQALVGRGLQVVRFDNRDSGRSTHLRAAPPADLPAVLRGDLSSVSYTLSDMAADAAGLLDVLKIDAAHVVGASMGGAIAQTVAIEHPKRVRSLTSMMFTTGDMAVGQTHPATLQALFGGPPARTREEVVARAVRGIGIVGSPAYPANLTEVAEVAGLAYDRGYDEAAIARQAVATVASGDRTGRLHALDVPALVLHGLADTMSDPSGGRATAAAIPGAELVLIEGMGHNLPPGLWERIADHIAAVVRRGEERARLAAGA